The following coding sequences are from one Coffea arabica cultivar ET-39 chromosome 11e, Coffea Arabica ET-39 HiFi, whole genome shotgun sequence window:
- the LOC113718842 gene encoding uncharacterized protein: MSDWGPIFVAVVLFVLLSPGLLFQIPGHHRCVEFGNLQTSGAAIMVHSLLYFALISVFLLAIKLHLYLG, translated from the coding sequence ATGTCAGACTGGGGTCCAATATTTGTGGCAGTGGTACTGTTCGTTCTGTTATCACCGGGGCTGCTATTTCAAATTCCCGGCCACCACAGGTGCGTGGAATTCGGCAATCTTCAGACCAGTGGCGCTGCCATAATGGTGCATTCCCTGCTCTACTTTGCTCTCATTTCTGTCTTCTTACTGGCCATCAAGCTCCATTTGTACCTGGGGTAG
- the LOC113718841 gene encoding uncharacterized protein: MADWGPVVIAVVLFVLLSPGLLIQLPGRSRVVEFGNMQTSGLSILVHTIIFFGLITIFLIAIGVHIYTG; the protein is encoded by the coding sequence ATGGCAGATTGGGGGCCGGTGGTAATAGCGGTGGTGCTGTTCGTGCTGTTGAGTCCAGGGCTGTTGATTCAGTTACCGGGGAGATCAAGAGTGGTGGAGTTCGGAAACATGCAGACAAGTGGGCTGTCGATACTGGTTCACACCATCATCTTCTTTGGCCtcatcaccatttttctcattGCCATTGGGGTTCATATCTACACCGGCTAG
- the LOC113718840 gene encoding uncharacterized protein isoform X2, with product MGRQQDQQSKVFYELSAMIMNILRSPPTPIEFSDESDSVPSDESSSSATGLAVRRRQTGMQQITPAGFASLLLGISLALMLCGSVTFFIGFLLMPWVIGLVMVFYAVGLVSSLSMLGRAILCHSSGPPSPRKDCNSWMLL from the exons ATGGGGAGACAACAAGATCAGCAGTCGAAGGTGTTTTACGAGCTGTCAGCTATGATTATGAACATTTTACGATCTCCACCGACTCCGATTGAGTTTTCCGACGAGTCTGACAGTGTCCCGTCGGATGAATCTTCCTCGTCTGCAACTGGGTTGGCGGTGAGGAGAAGGCAGACGGGTATGCAACAGATTACACCGGCCGGGTTTGCTTCTTTGCTTTTGGGGATATCTCTGGCGCTGATGCTGTGTGGATCGGTGACTTTCTTTATTGGGTTCCTTTTGATGCCTTGGGTGATCGGATTGGTGATGGTCTTTTATGCAGTTGGGTTGGTTTCAAGCTTGTCTATGCTGGGACGGGCGATTCTTTGTCACAGCTCCGGCCCGCCATCTCCCAGAAAGGATTGTAATT CCTGGATGCTCTTGTGA
- the LOC113718840 gene encoding uncharacterized protein isoform X1 gives MGRQQDQQSKVFYELSAMIMNILRSPPTPIEFSDESDSVPSDESSSSATGLAVRRRQTGMQQITPAGFASLLLGISLALMLCGSVTFFIGFLLMPWVIGLVMVFYAVGLVSSLSMLGRAILCHSSGPPSPRKDCNFARNKSLGLFNYRCDGLFLPVMNFVSPFTISGVK, from the exons ATGGGGAGACAACAAGATCAGCAGTCGAAGGTGTTTTACGAGCTGTCAGCTATGATTATGAACATTTTACGATCTCCACCGACTCCGATTGAGTTTTCCGACGAGTCTGACAGTGTCCCGTCGGATGAATCTTCCTCGTCTGCAACTGGGTTGGCGGTGAGGAGAAGGCAGACGGGTATGCAACAGATTACACCGGCCGGGTTTGCTTCTTTGCTTTTGGGGATATCTCTGGCGCTGATGCTGTGTGGATCGGTGACTTTCTTTATTGGGTTCCTTTTGATGCCTTGGGTGATCGGATTGGTGATGGTCTTTTATGCAGTTGGGTTGGTTTCAAGCTTGTCTATGCTGGGACGGGCGATTCTTTGTCACAGCTCCGGCCCGCCATCTCCCAGAAAGGATTGTAATT TTGCCAGAAACAAGAGTTTGGGGTTGTTTAATTATAGGTGCGACGGCTTGTTTTTACCTGTTATGAATTTTGTTAGTCCATTCACAATCTCTGGAGTGAAGTAA